The genomic interval AAGGTAAAATTATGAAAAAAAAGATTTTAATAATATCCCTGCTGCTTATTTTAACAATAGGTGCTGTCTGGGCAGGTGATGATATAACTTCTGATGAACTGACAGTTAGTGCAGATGCAAGTATCTGCATAGTTAATGAATCCAATGAAATCTTAACAGAAAATCATAGCGCAACATTCACAGACTTATCAGAACTTATTAAAAACACACAAGAAAATGATACTTTAGAATTGGATGAAGATTATGTAAATGAAGGAGAAATTTCAAAAGAAGGAATATGCATCTCAAAAGCCATGACCATTGACGGAAAGGGACACACATTAAATGCAAACAAAGTATCCAGAATATTTGATATCCACTCATCAGACGTGATTTTGAAAAATATTGTTTTTAAAAATGGACAATATCTCTATCCTGAAAAGGACTATTACAGCTGGGATGAAGGAGGTGCAATTTATTTTAATTATGATGTGAAAAACTGTACCATCAACAATTGCAGCTTTATTGACTGTGTTAGTGAAAGTGGAACAATTCATTTCAGTTACGAATCATGCGATAATATCATAAACAACTGCAGCTTCATAAATTGCCTGGCAAAATACAGAGGAAGTGCAGTTTCCAGCAATGGAGATAACAACTACATTAATAACACCAGCTTTATAAAATGTTCAAAAAATGGAGAAAGTGTAATTTCCTATGATGATTGCAGCAAGTGTATTGTTAATAACAGCCGCTTTATAGACTCAAAAGGAATAGGAATTGAATATTTATACTGCAGCAATTGTTTTACTAACAATTGTACATTTATAAATTGCAGAAATAGTGCAATTTACTTTTCTAGGGGTTATTCAATAAGTGACGGAGGATATGGTTATTATAAAGGATGTTATAACTGTACAGTGAATAAATGCAGTTTTACAAATTGCTATTCAGGTGATGACGGAGGAGCCATCATATTTTACGACAGCAATGAAAATGGAATCATCGAAAACTGTATTTTTACTAACTGTCAGGCAAAAAATGGCGGTGCAATATACTTTTATGATTATTATGAATCTAAATGGTGCAGCTATTTTTCCTTTGAAAAAGCAATAATTAGAAATTGCAGTTTTATAAACTGTAAGGCCAACTATGGAGGTTCAGTTTATGTGGGTGACGATTCATATTACGCCAAAGTGATTGGATGCAGTTTTATAAATTCCAATGCGATTGTTGGAGGAGCCATATATTGGAGCGGTAAAAACGGCAGAATTGAAAATTCAAATTTTACATCATCCCATGCAGTAAATGGCGGCGCAGTATATAGTGATAAAAACATCAATTTAAAAATTATCGAAACCGATTTTAAAAACAATATTGCAGACAAATACGGCAGTGCAGTTTACGGAGCAAGCGTTTCCAAATGTACTTTTAGCAAAAATACCAAACCTGAAATCTACAGCAAATATAGTCCTGCAATTAGTGCAGCGAATACAAAAATTACATATACTGAAATATACTCCATAAAAGTTTACAAAAATACCAAAGTTTCTGCAAAATACACTAAAATCATACTTAAACTAAACGGCAAATCCTTTAAAACAGTATATACCAAAGACAACGGTATTGCAAAGTTTAAAATTGACCAAAAACCTGGAAGATATAAGTTAAGTATAACATCCCTTGGTAAAACAGTGACAAAAACACTAACTGTAAAACACATTGTGATTCTAAAAGCAGTTAAAGTTAAAAAATCAGCCAAAAAAATAACATTGGAGGCAGCATTGGCTAAAGTCAACGGCAAATATCTTAAAAACAAACAGATTACTTTTAAATTCAACGGTAAAACATTCCCGGCAAAAACAAACTCAAAAGGTGTAGCAAAAGTAACCGTGCCCCAATCAGTTCTAAGCAAACTTAAAGTAGGTAAGAAAATAACCTATCAGGCAACATACCTGAAAGACATCGTCAAAAAAACTGTTAAAGTTAGAAAATAAGGACTAAGCATCCTTATTATAAATTTTTTTAGATATGATGCAAATTGCCATCAATCACTTTTCATTATATTGTAATCTACTTATATATGAAAGATAGAAACCGTGAGAAAACATTTTTACTGCTTCTGGATTAACAATAGTTTTCATATTAATAATTGAATAACATTTCTTAAAAGTGAGATTAACTTCCCATACCTTCTTTTTTAAAACTAATAATAAATTATATTTTAATTTCCCATAAATTGTATATACTAATGTATAAAAAATATATTACTATAGGAGATTTTCATATGAAAAAAATATTTTTTTTAAGCATTTTATTAATAATGCTAACGATAGGAGCAGCTTGTGCAACAGATAACACTACATCAAATGAACTAAAAGCAGATAACATTGATGTGCCTATTGCACAAACAATTGAAGACAACAATTCTTTAAACACAAATAACATTCAAGAAGAACCTACTCAAATAACTGAAAACACCCCATCTGGTGAAAAACTTAATGCTAGCTATATGATTTATGTTGATGGCGAATATTTAAGAGGATCACGATTTGAA from uncultured Methanobrevibacter sp. carries:
- a CDS encoding right-handed parallel beta-helix repeat-containing protein, which translates into the protein MKKKILIISLLLILTIGAVWAGDDITSDELTVSADASICIVNESNEILTENHSATFTDLSELIKNTQENDTLELDEDYVNEGEISKEGICISKAMTIDGKGHTLNANKVSRIFDIHSSDVILKNIVFKNGQYLYPEKDYYSWDEGGAIYFNYDVKNCTINNCSFIDCVSESGTIHFSYESCDNIINNCSFINCLAKYRGSAVSSNGDNNYINNTSFIKCSKNGESVISYDDCSKCIVNNSRFIDSKGIGIEYLYCSNCFTNNCTFINCRNSAIYFSRGYSISDGGYGYYKGCYNCTVNKCSFTNCYSGDDGGAIIFYDSNENGIIENCIFTNCQAKNGGAIYFYDYYESKWCSYFSFEKAIIRNCSFINCKANYGGSVYVGDDSYYAKVIGCSFINSNAIVGGAIYWSGKNGRIENSNFTSSHAVNGGAVYSDKNINLKIIETDFKNNIADKYGSAVYGASVSKCTFSKNTKPEIYSKYSPAISAANTKITYTEIYSIKVYKNTKVSAKYTKIILKLNGKSFKTVYTKDNGIAKFKIDQKPGRYKLSITSLGKTVTKTLTVKHIVILKAVKVKKSAKKITLEAALAKVNGKYLKNKQITFKFNGKTFPAKTNSKGVAKVTVPQSVLSKLKVGKKITYQATYLKDIVKKTVKVRK